A stretch of DNA from Burkholderiales bacterium:
ATCAATCCGAGGGACGCCAACGACCGCGGCATCCGCAACAACGAGTACATGTGGGTCGAATCGCCAACCAAGGCGCGCCTCAAGGTGAAGTCCCAGGTGACAGAGCGTGTCGGGCAGGGAACCGTGTTCCTGCCGTTCCACTTCTCCGGATGGTGGATGGGCAAGGACATGCTCGAATACTATCCGGAAGGCGCGCACCCGATAGTGCGTGGCGAGGCGGTCAATACTGCAACCACCTACGGATATGACGCGGTCACCATGATGCAGGAAACCAAGACCACCTTGTGTCAGGTCACCAAGGCCTAACAACCCATCATGCATATAAAGGAGCAGACAAATGGCTAGAATGAAATTTCTGTGTGATGCGGAACGCTGCATCGAATGCAATGGCTGCGTGACAGCCTGCAAAAACGAGCACGATGTTCCTTGGGGCGTGAACCGGCGCCGGGTAGTCACGATAGACGACGGCATCCCGGGAGAAAAATCCATTTCCGTGGCGTGCATGCATTGTTCGGATGCGCCGTGCATGGCAGTTTGCCCGGTGGATTGTTTTTACAAGACCGAGGATGGCATTGTGCTCCACGACAAGGACCTGTGCATCGGCTGTGGCTACTGCTTCTACGCCTGTCCGTTTGGCGCGCCGCAGTTCCCGCAGGACGGCGCGTTCGGCCTGCGTGGCAAGATGGACAAGTGCACTTATTGCGCCGGCGGGCCGGAGCAAAATTTCTCCGAAGCCGAGTTCAAGAAATACGGCCGCAACCGCATCGCTGAAGGTAAGCTTCCGGCTTGCGCTGAGATGTGCTCGACCAAGGCGCTGCTTGCCGGTGATGCCGACGTGATTTCCGATATCTATCGTACCCGCGTCACCAAGCGCGGCAAAGGCTCGGAAATCTGGGGTTGGGGCACCGCTTACGGCAGGCCCGAAAAAGCTGCGGCGCAGCCGGGAGGAAAATAATCATGAGAAAAGCCATGCTGGCATTTTTGATCGGCGCGCTCGCCATCGGTCTTTCCGGCTGCGGAGAGAAGCCGGCCGTCATCTACAAGCAGGGCAAGTATCAGGGCAAACCGGATACCCAGCCCTGGGACAACGAGCAGTTCAAGGGCGACCGGGTGGCTTGGGAAAATGCGCTGAAAGCGCGCGCGCAGGGTGAAAACGAGTACAACAGGGCCAACTAATCAACTTAAGGAGAACAACGATGAGGAGAACGGCCCTTGGCGGTTTTCTGTTGAAGCTCATGTTGGCGGTGGCGTTTTTGCTATCCAGCGACGTTGTTTCAGCCGCTGACACAGGTCAGAAAGATGCAGCGGCAGTGGCTGCTGAAAATAAAGACACCCAAGCCCAACGCCAGTTAGTTCAACCTTATAACAATGCCCCGATTTGGCGTGAAGTGCGCTCCGGGGAGGAGAACTTCACCACTGTGAGGGGCGTGGAAACCGGTGTACTGGTGCAATCCGGCGGCGAGACGTGGCGCGAACTGCGTAACGGTCCGGTTACTTTTTACGGGGGCATCCTGCTGATTGCGGTGCCGGTGCTGATTTACCTTTATTTCCATATATACGGTGCGCTCAAGCTGCACGACAAACCCACCGGCCGTATGATCCAGCGCTTCAGCGATTGGGAGCGGGTGGTGCATTGGTCCACTGCGATCAGCTTCGTGGTGCTGGCAATCACCGGGGTCATCATTTTATTTGGTAAGCACGTGATTCTGCCGATCTTCGGCTACACCTTGTTTTCCTGGCTCGCCATTCTCGCGAAAAACCTCCACAACTTTGTCGGACCGCTGTTCATTTTCTGCGTGGCGACGATGTTCGTGACTTTCATCAAGGATAATCTATGGAAAGCGAATGATTTCCTATGGTTCAAGAAAGCGGGCGGCATGTTTAGCAAGGAGCACGTGCCCTCCGACCGCTTCAATGCCGGCGAGAAATCGTGGTTCTGGTTCGGCGTGTTTCTGTTGAGCATTATTGTCGTTGTGACCGGGCTTATTCTGGATTTCCCGAACTTTGAGCAAGGGCGCGCCGTGATGCAGCAGGCCAACGTAATTCACGCGGTCATTGCGGTCATTTTCATTGCCGCTTCGCTAGGGCACATCTACATGGGCACGTTGGGAGTGGAAGGCGCTTACGAATCGATGCGTAACGGCACAGTTGATGAAACTTGGGCCAAGGAGCATCACGAACTCTGGTACAACGATATCAAGTCCGGCAAGATTGCCCAAAAACCTATAGGTGCAGCGGGTGCAGCGCGGGCCAGGCCGTAATTATTTTGATTATCGGGGGGAAAGAATGAGAAAACTAGCTGAAGTAATTATCTGCGGCTTGACGCTGGTGTTTTTGAGCACCGGTTTGGCTTATGCCAAGCTGCCTCCGCCTTCGGAAGAAGCGAAAGCCAAGGCGGCGGAAGCCAAGGCCAAGGCCGATCACGGCGACAAGGTTGGCGCTTACAAGCTATGCTTGACTCAAAACCGCGTCGCCGAGCACTACCTGAAAGCAAAAGGCGTGAAGCCTGAATTATCTGCCTGCCAGGATCCGGGGCCTTTCGGAGCAGCGCCGGCGCCAGATGCTAAGTCAGCGCAAGCCGCTCCGCAACAAAAAAAATAAGGCAAATCTCAGATTTGCATAAAAGCCCGGGTCAATCCCGGGCTTTTGTTTGAAATTAAACTAGGCCGTTGAGGACTTGCACTTCAACCAGAGTACCGGGAGCGACATTGCCCTGGGATTCGGGCAGGATGATGAAGCAGTTCGCTTCGGACATCGAGCGCAAAATTCCCGAGCCCTGTTCTCCGGTGACGCGTACGCTCCAGGTGCCGTTGGTGTCCCGGCTCAATATACCGCGCTGGAATTCGGTGCGCCCGGGCGCTTTTTTCAACGCGCTCACGCAAGTGGCTTTGAGTGTGGGAATAGCATAATCGTCCTTGCGCCCCATCAGGATCAGCAGCGCCTCGCGTACGAACTGGTAAAACGTGACCATGACCGACACCGGGTTGCCGGGCAGGCCAAAAAAATGCGCCTGGCCGATTTTGCCGTAAGCCAGCGGTCTTCCGGGTTTCATCGCGATTTTCCAGAACACCACTTCGCCCAGCCGGCTAAGCAGCTCTTTGATGTAATCCGCTTCTCCCACAGAAACGCCGCCGCTGGTGATCACCACATCCGCTGTGGCCGCTGCTTCGCTTAACGCTCGTTCCAAGCTGGCCGGATCATCCTTGACCACGCCCATGTCTAAAACTTCCGCGCCCAAACGCCTGAGCATGCCGTATATCGTGTAGCGGTTGCTGTCGTAAATCTGGCCTTCTTCGAGCAGACTGCCTATTGAACGCAATTCATCGCCGGTGGAAAAAAAAGCCACGCGCAGGCGCCGGTGTACCGTGATTTCTGCAATGCCGAGGGAAGCAATCAGTCCCAGCTCGGCAGGGCGGATGTGCTTTCCAGTTTTGAGCACGACCTGGCCGATAGCGAGATCTTCGCCTGCCTGGCGGATGTTTTGCCCCTGCTTATGGCCCGCGTCGAAGCGGATGTCATGACCTTGGGCACGGGCATGTTCCTGCATGATGACGGTGTCGGTTCCTTGCGGTAGCACCGCGCCGGTCATGATGCGCACGCACTCCTTTTCACTCACTTTGCCGGTATAGGGTTTGCCGGCAAAAGCGATGCCGGCCAGGCGCAACACGGTTTCGCCGCTCGCGTTCAAATCTTTGAAGCGCACTGCATAGCCGTCCATTGCCGAATTGACATGCGCGGGCACATTGAAGGGGGAGATTATGTCTTCGGCCAGAACCCGCCCCAGCGCGGCACGGATATTGACCTTCTCCGTGCCGGTGATGGGGTTGAGATAAGCCTGGATAAATTCGCGCGCCTTGGCCACCGCCATCGAGTTTGGATCGTAATCGTCGGCGCAACTCAGTTCACGCAGGGATTTTGCCGGGCTGGGCATCAACTCGCTCCTTGTTTTATAGGGTCATAGCGGGTTATTTTATTGCATCCAGCAGGGCGGGAGCCAAGCCAGTATAGAGGGCGGAACTAGCCTCCCGTGATAGACATGAAGCGGACGATTTTGGGGGTGGGGAGATAGACATTGAAGTCATGGCCCTTGGGCTTGATACCCATCGTCTCGATGATACTGGTGCGCAATGGCGCATCATCCCCCGGGTGAGCGCGCAATACCGGCAGCAGGTTCACCGCGTCATTTTGTCCCAGGCACGGGTATAACTCGCCGGTGCAGGTAATCCGCACCCGGTTGCAGGATTCGCAGAAGTTGTGCGAGTGGGGGGAGATGAAGCCCACCTTGGTTTTTGCCCCGGGGATGCGCCAGTACCGCGCAGGCCCTCCGGTGGTTTCTGCTGAACTCACCAGATTAAAGCGTTCCTGCAATAAGGGCAGCGCCTCATCCTGGCTGAAATAGGTATTAGCGCGGAGATGATCCACTTCTCCCAAGGGCATTTCCTCGATAAAGGAGATATCGAGATCCTCTTTAAGCGCAAACCGCACCAAATCCACCAACTCATCATCGTTAACTCCCCGCAGCATCACGCAATTGAGCTTAATGCCCGTAAAGCCTGCGACTTGGGCGGCCTGAATGCCGCGCAGCACCTTGGACAGATCCCCCACCCGAGTCAGGGCCTTAAACCGCTCAGGTTTAAGACTATCCAGACTGATGTTCACGCGTTTGACCCCCGCCGCCTGGATGGCTTGGGCCATTTTGTCAAGCTGTGAGCCGTTGGTGGTTAACACCAGCTCTTTTAACCCCGGGAGCTCCCCCAACGCCTCTAACAGCCACAGCACGTTCTTTCTCACCAGCGGCTCGCCCCCGGTAATGCGCACCTTGGTCACGCCTAAGCCCACAAAGACGCGGGCAAGCCGCAGGCACTCTTCCAGGGATAACACCTGTTCCCGGGGCAGAAAGGTCATCTCTTCGGCCATGCAATAGCTGCAGCGGAAATCACAGCGATCGGTTACCGAGAGCCGGATATAGCTGATGCTGCGACCGTATTTGTCGATTAATTGGGGGGCGGAGGATGGCATTGGGATTTAACTTTAACTGATGCTTGAATTGTAAGCGATATGTTGCGCTAACGCCATAGCAAAATGACTCGCGGTCGGGCTTTTGCAGCACCACAACGTGGCATCACAGGCTGGAACTTAAGAACAAATTGGCAGCAATGGTTAGAATATCGCACCTGTTTAATTTTGCAACAGAAAATACTGTTTTATTATTAATTTGTGGATCTCGCACAGCCGCCCGCACCCGAATAACACTGTCATGAAAATTGGGCGCAATACAAATATGCAGCTGATTTCAAAAGTGCTAGGATAATAATCAACCGCGGATGTGTCCACTACCAGACTTTTGTCCGTAGAGCAGGCTGCGTCGTTCATTAACCAGAGCCGCGGGCTATGCTATCGATTGCAGGCGAGGAATCGTTGATGCGGCGGCTGCCAAAGGGTCACTTTCGCGGTACTACATCTATCCATTAGAGGAGGTTGACAGTTATGAGCGCAGTCCTGGAAGATATTTTCGTGTCAAAACCGGTCTCGCAGTTCCTGCGCGGGCCGAAGAAGATGTTAATCGACGGTAAGTGGGTGTCCGCGGTGTCCGGCAAGACGTTTGCGGTCACCAACCCCTCCACCGGCGAAGTGATCACCCATGTTGCGGAAGGCGATAAAGCGGATGTCGATGCCGCTGTTAAGGCCGCCCGCCGCGCCTTTGAGTCGGGTCCTTGGGCGTCGATGACGCCGTCGGAACGCGGCAAGCTGATCTGGAAGATCGGCGAACTGATCACCAAGTATCTCGACGAGTTTGCTGAACTTGAATCTCTAGACAACGGCAAGCCGATCAGCGTCGCCCGCGCCGCTGACGTACCTCTGGCTGCCGACATGTTCCACTATATGGCCGGTTGGGCCACCAAGATCGAGGGCAAGACCATCCCGCTGTCCGTTCTTTACACACCCGGCGTCCAATACCATTCCTACACGCGTCCGGAGCCGATTGGTGTTGTCGGCCAGATCATTCCCTGGAACTTCCCGTTGCTGATGGCTGCCTGGAAGCTGGCGCCGGTATTGGCGACCGGCTGTACGGTCGTGCTGAAGGTAGCCGAGGAGACTCCGCTTTCCGCCTTGCGTCTCGGTGAGGTCCTGCAGGAGGCAGGGCTGCCGGACGGCGTAGTGAACATCATCACCGGCTTTGGCGAGACGGCTGGTGCGGCACTCGCGGCGCATCCCGGCATCGAGAAAGTGGCTTTCACGGGCTCCACGGAAGTGGGCAAGCTGATCGTCAAAGCCGCTGCCAATGACCTGAAAAAGGTTACCCTCGAGCTGGGTGGCAAGTCGCCGAATATCGTCCTCAGGGATGCGGATCTGGACATCGCTATCCCCGGTGCGGCTAGCGCCATCTTCTTCAACCACGGGCAGAGTTGCTGCGCGGGCTCCCGTTTGTACGTAGAGAAGGTGGTTTTCGACAAGGTGGTCGAGGGGGTGGCCGAGTACGCCAAGAACATCAAGCTGGGGCCCGGACTCGATCCGACCACGCAGATGGGACCAATGGTCTCCGACATCCAACAGAACCGTGTCTGCGGCTACCTGGAGTCCGCCTTGAAGGAAGGTGCCAAAGCGATCGCCGGCGGCAAACGCATGCCGGGTAATGGTTACTTCGTCGAACCTACGGTCCTGGTGGATACCAAGCCGAACATGAAGGTCGTGCAGGAAGAGATCTTCGGGCCGGTCGTGACCGCCATGCCGTTCAAAGAGCTGGATGCGGACCTCGTACGGCAAGCCAACGATACGGTGTACGGACTGGCGGCAGGTATCTGGACGCGCGACGTGAGTCGGGCCCACACTCTCGCTGCGCAGTTGAAGGCCGGCACGGTCTGGGTCAACTGCTACAGCATCTTCGATTCAGCGTTGCCGTTCGGCGGTTACAAACAGTCGGGTTGGGGCCGCGAGATGGGCGAGGCTGTGCTCTCTAACTACATCGAGACCAAAGCCGTTACCGTCCGGCTGTAGTCACAGGTTCATCGCCAGTTCATCGGCGAACGCTCTAAGCGGGCTGTCTGGTCGACAGCCCGCTTTTTTGTAGACCGTTGGAGAAATGGGGTCGGAGTGAGCTGTCCCGGGTTGTACGGACGGTTTAATCAGGATACACCTTTCATCTGCTCGAACTGCACGGGGCTCACATATCCGAGCGTCTGGTGCAAGCGCTGACGGTTGTAGAAGATCTCGATGTAATCGAGGACCGCCGCGCGCGCTGCAAATGGGGGCGGGATTTATCGGCTGCATCATCTTGGAAGCGCTAGCTTCGCGCGGCGTGGAGCTTACCGTGATGGAAATGGGTAACCGCATGGTACCGCGTAAGATGACCGAGGGCGCGGGAAGCCTCATCAAGAAATGGTGCGAAAAGAAAGGCGTGATCGAGTTCCTCAAAGGCAGCGGCATCGCCTGCGATGCCGGCATACAGGTTGACGATTCCATGTAGACTAGCGTACCTGGCGTGTATGCGGCAGGAGATGTGGCGCAAGCGACGGAGTTTTATACCGGCGCACAACTGGTGAATGCGATTCAGCCAAACGCAGCCGACCAGGCGCGCATCGCTGCGCTCAACATGGCGGGTAAGGCCACCTGCTCGCAAGGGACTATGGCCATCAACGTGCTGAATACGCTGGGCCTCATTTCCTCCTCCTTCGGGCAGTG
This window harbors:
- the fdh3B gene encoding formate dehydrogenase FDH3 subunit beta; translation: MARMKFLCDAERCIECNGCVTACKNEHDVPWGVNRRRVVTIDDGIPGEKSISVACMHCSDAPCMAVCPVDCFYKTEDGIVLHDKDLCIGCGYCFYACPFGAPQFPQDGAFGLRGKMDKCTYCAGGPEQNFSEAEFKKYGRNRIAEGKLPACAEMCSTKALLAGDADVISDIYRTRVTKRGKGSEIWGWGTAYGRPEKAAAQPGGK
- a CDS encoding formate dehydrogenase subunit gamma, with translation MRRTALGGFLLKLMLAVAFLLSSDVVSAADTGQKDAAAVAAENKDTQAQRQLVQPYNNAPIWREVRSGEENFTTVRGVETGVLVQSGGETWRELRNGPVTFYGGILLIAVPVLIYLYFHIYGALKLHDKPTGRMIQRFSDWERVVHWSTAISFVVLAITGVIILFGKHVILPIFGYTLFSWLAILAKNLHNFVGPLFIFCVATMFVTFIKDNLWKANDFLWFKKAGGMFSKEHVPSDRFNAGEKSWFWFGVFLLSIIVVVTGLILDFPNFEQGRAVMQQANVIHAVIAVIFIAASLGHIYMGTLGVEGAYESMRNGTVDETWAKEHHELWYNDIKSGKIAQKPIGAAGAARARP
- the glp gene encoding gephyrin-like molybdotransferase Glp, coding for MPSPAKSLRELSCADDYDPNSMAVAKAREFIQAYLNPITGTEKVNIRAALGRVLAEDIISPFNVPAHVNSAMDGYAVRFKDLNASGETVLRLAGIAFAGKPYTGKVSEKECVRIMTGAVLPQGTDTVIMQEHARAQGHDIRFDAGHKQGQNIRQAGEDLAIGQVVLKTGKHIRPAELGLIASLGIAEITVHRRLRVAFFSTGDELRSIGSLLEEGQIYDSNRYTIYGMLRRLGAEVLDMGVVKDDPASLERALSEAAATADVVITSGGVSVGEADYIKELLSRLGEVVFWKIAMKPGRPLAYGKIGQAHFFGLPGNPVSVMVTFYQFVREALLILMGRKDDYAIPTLKATCVSALKKAPGRTEFQRGILSRDTNGTWSVRVTGEQGSGILRSMSEANCFIILPESQGNVAPGTLVEVQVLNGLV
- the moaA gene encoding GTP 3',8-cyclase MoaA, whose amino-acid sequence is MPSSAPQLIDKYGRSISYIRLSVTDRCDFRCSYCMAEEMTFLPREQVLSLEECLRLARVFVGLGVTKVRITGGEPLVRKNVLWLLEALGELPGLKELVLTTNGSQLDKMAQAIQAAGVKRVNISLDSLKPERFKALTRVGDLSKVLRGIQAAQVAGFTGIKLNCVMLRGVNDDELVDLVRFALKEDLDISFIEEMPLGEVDHLRANTYFSQDEALPLLQERFNLVSSAETTGGPARYWRIPGAKTKVGFISPHSHNFCESCNRVRITCTGELYPCLGQNDAVNLLPVLRAHPGDDAPLRTSIIETMGIKPKGHDFNVYLPTPKIVRFMSITGG
- a CDS encoding aldehyde dehydrogenase family protein; this translates as MSAVLEDIFVSKPVSQFLRGPKKMLIDGKWVSAVSGKTFAVTNPSTGEVITHVAEGDKADVDAAVKAARRAFESGPWASMTPSERGKLIWKIGELITKYLDEFAELESLDNGKPISVARAADVPLAADMFHYMAGWATKIEGKTIPLSVLYTPGVQYHSYTRPEPIGVVGQIIPWNFPLLMAAWKLAPVLATGCTVVLKVAEETPLSALRLGEVLQEAGLPDGVVNIITGFGETAGAALAAHPGIEKVAFTGSTEVGKLIVKAAANDLKKVTLELGGKSPNIVLRDADLDIAIPGAASAIFFNHGQSCCAGSRLYVEKVVFDKVVEGVAEYAKNIKLGPGLDPTTQMGPMVSDIQQNRVCGYLESALKEGAKAIAGGKRMPGNGYFVEPTVLVDTKPNMKVVQEEIFGPVVTAMPFKELDADLVRQANDTVYGLAAGIWTRDVSRAHTLAAQLKAGTVWVNCYSIFDSALPFGGYKQSGWGREMGEAVLSNYIETKAVTVRL
- a CDS encoding NAD-binding protein — translated: MGAGFIGCIILEALASRGVELTVMEMGNRMVPRKMTEGAGSLIKKWCEKKGVIEFLKGSGIACDAGIQVDDSM